The DNA sequence TTCTTTACGCAGCCACCTCTCAAGATGTTGACATTGAAAATGGCATATTCATATTTATTATAATTTTTATATGTAAAGTTGAAATGCATTTTTCCCTCTGCTTTTTTTGTTTTCAGATTGACCTGTGTGATGCGTTGCGTGGCTGGGCAGGGGAGAGTTTCTGTCTCCTAGGCAACAGAGAGAAGGTCACACCCGTGTGGAAGGATACCTGCTTCACCCTGAAATATTACTCAGATGCCCTCTTTGACTTCCCACACTGGCTCGGGTTCAGCAAACGCCATTTCAAGGTCAAATATAATAAATGAATAAGGACTATTTATTTATAAATGTATCTGGAACGTTCCTCTTAGCTTATTGATGTATATTCTCTACTGCGGACAGTTTACTGCTGAATAATCTGTGTTTCTCTGAGTCTTACTTGTGGCCATCAAAGGGTGCGTCACAATAATATCTCTGtcctcctgaagtgtgcacttgttcacaaCTTCCCACCAATCTAAAAGCATTGAGATATGGTGGACACTCCCACCAGCCCATTGCTCTGCAATATTTATTTTATACCGGTCATTTGGTTGGGCCATAGCTAGAGATGGTTGGGCCATAGCTAGGGTGTCCACtctgggagggaggaaggaggtgaTTGGGCCTTAGCTAGGGTGACCACtctgggagggaggaaggagatgaTTGGGCCATAGCTAGGGTGTCCACTctgggaggaggaaggagatgaTTGGGCCATAGCTAGGGTGTCCACtctgggagggaggaaggagatgaTTGGGCCATAGCTAGGGTGTCCACtctgggagggaggaaggagatgaTTGGGCCATAGCTAGGGTGTCCACtctgggagggaggaaggagatgaTTGGGCCATAGCTAGGGTGTCCACtctgggagggaggaaggagatggTTGGGCCATAGCTAGGGTGTCCACTCTGGGAAGGAGGTGGTTGGGCCATAGCTAGGGTGTCCACtctgggagggaggaaggagatgaTTGGGCCATAGCTAGGGTGTCCACtctgggagggaggaaggagatggTTGGGCCATAGCTAGGGTGTCCACtctgggagggaggaaggagatggTTGGGCCATAGCTAGGGTGTCCACTCTGGGAGGAAGGAGGTGGTTGGGCCATAGCTAGGGTGTCCACtctgggagggaggaaggagatgaTTGGGCCATAGCTAGGGTGTCCACtctgggagggaggaaggagatggTTGGGCCATAGCTAGGGTGTCCACtctgggagggaggaaggagatggTTGGGCCATAGCTAGGGTGTCCACTCTGGGAGGAAGGAGGTGGGCCATAGCTAGGGTGTCCACTCTGGGAGGAAGTAAAACCAACACATGTTTATTTACTTTGTGATTTCTTCCCTGTAGATCTCCTACCATGGAAGATGAGACCTCAGCAAGAATCAATAATTACTATTTGATGGGCAAGAAGACTGGACATGGGCCAAATatgatctattatattgacaaggtAGCCGAGTGACCACTCCTTAACAATGGAAATGCATGTCCTCAATGCTTGAATGTAACTGAGGTCAGGTGGGACCAtactagccaatgagagggcagatatgtgtgtgaacaacaggcacaaccAAGTCATTTTTCGCAAAGCTGTCGGAATGCCACCTGCATCCACTTATATCAATCAGTACATTTGAAACAGTCTAAAAATTACAAACTTCTATTGAAATCAAATTAGCCCCATGTATTTCTACACTCatagacctccatacaaaaaGGGTCTTATCTCACACGGACATATTTAGGGCGGTAAAatcctctcgcttcgcctcttccaaGGCCCATGTTTCAGTGGACAGCGACACCTGTCAGTTGAAGTGAGAAGCTGGGATACCTTCTGCCTGCTACGCAGGATTCCACCACTGGGAGGAGCTGTTTATCAGTAGACTGGATCATCTCGTTTAATGTAAGACATGGATGGTCAGTTCAATGCTGCTGCTTTGGGTTGAGAATTTAATCCTCAGCTGCACCGTTATGTCACTGGGAAGATGGAGTAAGCCAGTCGGCAAGAAACTATTGAAAGAACAGCCCAAAATACTTTACAATAAGTtgttttatatacagtgccttcagaaagtattcacaccccttgactttttctacattttgttgcgttacagcctgaatttaaaatggattaaattgagttTTTGttactgacctacacacaataccccataatgacaaagtggaagGATGTTTTTAGACAATttcaaaaatatttaaaaattcattcataaaaaaaaatagttttaagtattcaacctcttatGGCAAGtcctaaataagttcagaagtaAACAATCCACATAATAAGTTTACATGGATTCACTGTGTACAatgatagtgtttaacatgacttttgaatgactacctcatctctctacccaacacacaattatctgtaatgtccctcagttgagcagtgaattttaaaaagaataatgggcaaatgttgcacaacccAGGTGTAAactcttagagacgtacccagaaagacagctttaatcgctgccaaagttgcttctacaaagtattaactcgagagtatttctgtatttactTCTCAATATATTTGgaaaacatttgtaaaaacaggttttcacttcatcattatggggtattgtgtgtatctgggtgagagggggaaaaaaatcgaatccattttgaattcaggctgtaacacaaaatgtagAATAATTCAAGatgtatgaatacattctgaaggctaTGTACATTGTTAGAAAACATTTTAAAATTGTGTATGGTGACGTGATTTCTAGAACATCAGGCGACGTGATTTCTAGAACATCAGGTGACATGATTTCTAGAACATCAGGTGACGTGATTTCTAGAACATCAGGTGACGTGATTTCTAGAACATCAGGTGACGTGATTTCTAGAACATCAGGTGACGTGATTTCTAGAACATCAGGCGACGTGATTTCTAGAACATCAGGCGACGTGATTTCTAGAACATCAGGCGACGTGATTTCTAGAACATCAGGTGACGTGATTTCTAGAACATCAGGTGACGTGATTTCTAGAACATCAGGTGACGTGATTTCTAGAACATCAGGTGACGTGATTTCTAGAACATCAGGTGACGTGATTTCTAGAACATCAGGCGACGTGATTTCTAGAACATCAGGTGACGTGATTTCTAGAACATCAGGTGACGTGATTTCTAGAACATCAGAACATCTAGAACATCAGGTGACGTGATTTCTAGAACATCAGCGACGTGATTTCTAGAACATCAGGTGACGCATCAGGTGACGTGATTTCTAGAACATCAGGTGAATTTCTAGAACATCAGGCGATTTCTAGAACGTGATTTCTAGAACATCAGGCGACGTGATTTCTAGAACATCATTTCTAGAACATCAGGCGACGTGATTTCTAGAACATCAGGCGACGTGATTTCTAGAACATCAGGCGACGTGATTTCTAGAACATCAGGCGACGTGATTTCTAGAACATCAGGCGACGTGATTTCTAGAACATCAGGTGACGTGATTTCTAGAACATCAGGTGACGTGATTTCTCGAACATTTGAATGTAGATGTTGAGATGTATGCTCTTCAGATGAAGGGTCACCTTGGACTGACTTTAGAAACTGTTCAAATGTCATTTAGAGGGATAGCTGTGGCAtatcaacatattttatacattttcaatAGAATTCAATACTTTGTAgctgttgtgtttttattttGCCAGACAAAAATATTTCAAAAATAAAGAATATAAAACATGAAATGATTGAGCACAGAAGTGGATAATTGCACCACGTTGAATCACCCATCACAACACCACACTTGCTACCCTTGCACTGTgcaaatacacacagacacaaaacagACTTTATAGTCACTTTCCGTAGTACCTCAACACAGACACAAAACAGACTTTATAGTCACTTTCCGTAGTACCTCAACACAGACACAAAACAGACTTTATAGTCACTTTCCGTAGTACCTCAACACAGACACAAAACAGACTTTATAGTCACTTTCCGTAGTACCTCAACACAGACAAAACAGACTAGTCACTTTCCGTAGTACCTCAACACAGACACAAAACAGACTTTATAGTCACTTTCCGTAGTACCTCAACACAGACACAAAACAGACTTTATAGTCACTTTCCGTAGTACCTCAACACAGACACAAAACAGACTTTATAGTCACTTTCCGTAGTACCTCAACACAGACACAAAACAGACTTTATAGTCACTTTCCGTAGTACCTCAACACAGACACAAAACAGACTTTATAGTCACTGCTGTAGTTCAGGGAATGAGGAGTAGAGCAGAGGCTGCGTTGGTGATCGTTTCCATGGTGTCTTTATAGTCGTTGCCGAAGTAACGCACCAGCAGGAAGTTGAAGATACCCACAATGCACATCAGGATGAGGAAGGCCAGGACGCGTTTCCCAAACAGGAACCCTGGAGTgctgacagacagaaacacagttgattagtcacacacacatacaaaacagCAGTCAGTTACAGATAcatactttacacacacacacacactctcacctcTGAGATGTCTGACCCATGTACCCGACAAAGTACTTCTGCCTGGCCACCAGGTAGATGATCCCTGCAAAGGCAGCAGGAGCTGAACACACCAAGATCACAGACTGTTAGCTAGatgaaaagagagactggggaatgTTACAGTATCTGTGTGATGATTTACCTTGATTAAGGCAGAGCCCAGCACACCACATCACTGCTAGGAAGGTAGGGTAGGAATCCATACAGTTACGACTGTggagacagacaagagaaacACATGATGAAAACCCCAgttaggcctagattcaatcagatcaagggTTAACCGGGCGCTAGGAGACACATGCATAGCAGTGTGTTTTGGCGATGttggaggtgtcactacagtccctggttcaaatccaggctgtatcactatCCGGCcataattgggagtcccatagagcggcgcacaattggccgaagcgttggccggggtaggccgtcattgtaaataagaatttgttcttaactgagttgccaAGTTATTTAAAGGTTAAAAAGTAATAATCCACACTTGCCCGACTCGTGTTAGAAGTTCAGAgcgagaaagtgtaggctatacaGAAATAATTACGCTCCAACTGAAAAATCATTCAATTAAATAATGATTTCTAGCATcttaatggaggtgtagattacagtttACATGGGATTTCTGTTGATGTGACTCAGCATAGCCAATGGCAATGCCCGCTTTAGGTATAATTTACATTTTAGTCCTTTAGCAGAGGCTCTTAACCAGATAATAGTTATTTTTAAGACAGGAGTCAACCCAACATTCTGACATGTTATTAACAAATAAATACATGATTACATCCCTCACTTCCCTCACTGTGTGTGCGTGCCCGTGAGTTGTGCGTGCccgtgagttgtgtgtgtgtgtgcccgtgcggtgtgtgtgtgcgtgcccgtGCAGTGTGCGTGCccgtgcggtgtgtgtgtgtgtgtgtgcccgtgcccgtgcggtgtgtgtgtgtgtgtgtgtgtgtgtaaatgctgGTGTTGCAAATACCCCAATCTACCCAACCGAGTCCACACGGAAGCCACTTGTGGCTTCGACAGCTCTACCTAAGTTCCACCGCTATGTGGATGTTGGCTAATGCAGATCTGATTGAAATAGAGCCCTTAGGCTTAGACAGTTTGATGCTGAAATTACAgtgaatacaaacacacactgagactCGACTCGTATGAAGTGTTCGGCTTCTAATCCATACAGTGGAAACTCAGCATTACAGCGCGATTGACATGTAAAGGCAATGTTCTTGCTTTAGCGGAGACTGCGCTCACGGTAAAAGCTACATATGTCGGCTCAAACGGAAATGGCTATTGCAATAAAAGCACCACCTCTTcctgaaaatacaaaaatatgGTTCCTGTGTGACAGCGCAGCCACACAGCAACTTCCTGAACTTTGTTTTTTATTGTGAAATGtttcacttgtgtgtgtgtgtgtgtgtgtgtgtgtgtgtgtgtgtgtgtgtgtgtgtgtgtgtgtgtgtgtgtgtgtgtgtgtgtgtgtgtttcttcacACGCAATGTCAGCCTAACCACCTTAACTTAGTCCACTCTACAGAGAAGTTGTATGAGTcatatgtacatttacatttacatttaagtcatttagcagacgctcttatccagagcgacttacaaattggtgcatacaccttatgacaaccagtggaacagccacttgcatctaaatcttgttgggggagaagggggtgagaaggattacttacccttacttaccctatcctaggtattccttgaagaggtggggtttcaggtgtctccgtggtgattgactccgctgtcctggcgtcgtgagggagtttgttccaccattgggggccagagcagcgaacagttttgactgggctgagcgggaactgtacttcctcagtggtagggaggcgagcaggccagaggtggatgaacgcagtgcccttgtttgggtgtagggcctgatcaaagcctggaggtactgaggtgccgttcccctcacagctccgtggcgagcaccatggtcttgtagcggatgcagcttcaactggaagccagtggagagagcggaggagcggggtgacgtgagagaaacttgggaaggttgaacaccagacgggctgcggcgttctggatgagttgtaggggtttaatggcacaggcagggagcccggccaacagcgagttgcagtaatcaagacgggagatgacaagtgcctggattaggacctgcgccgcttcctgtgtgaggcagggtggtactctgcggatgttgtagagcatgaacctacaggaacgggacaccgccttgatgttagttgagaacgtcagggtgttgtccaggatcacgccaaggttcttagcgctctgggaggaggacacaatggagttgtcaaccgtgatggcgagatcatggaacgggcagtccttccccgggaggaagaggagctccgtcttgctgaggttcagcttgaggtggtgatccgtcatccacactgatatgtctgccagacatgcagagatgcgattcgccacctggtcatcagaagggggaaaggagaagattaattgtgtgtcgtctgcatagcaatgataggagagaccatgtgaggttatgacagagccaagtgacttggtgtatagctaagagagggcctagaacagagccctgggggacaccagtggtgagagcgcgtggtgaggagacagattctcgccacgccacctggtaggagcgacctgtcaggtaggacgcaattgggccgcgccggagatgcccaactcggagagggtggagaggaggatctgatggttcacagtgaaggcagccgataggtctagaaggatgagagcagaggagagagagttagctttagcagtgcggagcgcctccgtgatacagagaagagcagtctcagttgaatgactagtcttgaaacctgactgatttggatcaagaaggtcattctgagagagatgcggtagagctggccaaggacggcacgctcaagagttttggagagaaaagagagaagggatactggtctgtagttgttgacatcggagggatcgagtgtaggttttttcagaaggggtgcaactctcgctctcttgatgctcagggatgagttgatgagcaggtgaggtaaggagaaggtctccggaaatggtctggagaagagaggaggggatagggtcaagcgggcaggttgttgggcggccggccgtcacaagacgcctggagaagaggggagaaagaggtcagagcatagggtaggggagtgtgagcagaaccagcggtgtcgtttgacttagcaaacgaggatcggatgtcatcgaccttcttttcaaaatggttgacgaagtcatctgcagagaggaggagggaggggggaggattcaggagggaggagaaggtggcaaagagcttccctagggttagaggcggatgcttggaatttagaatggtagaaagtggctttagcagcagagacagaggaggaaaatgtagagaggagggagtgaaaggatgccaggtccgcagggaggcgagttttcctccatttcctgcccgagccctgttctgtgagctcgcaatgagtcgtcgagccaaggggaggaccgagccggcctggaggataggggacatagggagtcaaaggatgcagtaagggaggagaggagggttgaggaggcagaatcaggagataggttggagaaagtttgagcagagggaagagaagataggatggaagaggagagagtagcagagagagcgaaggttgggacggcgcgataccatccgagtaggggcagtgtgggaagtgttggatgagagcgagagggaaaaggatacaaggtagtggtcggagacttggagggagttgcaatgaggttagtggaagaacagcatctagtaaagatgaggtcaagcgtttgcctgccttgtgagtagggggaaggtgagagggtgaggtcaaaagaggagaggagtggaaagaaggaggcagagggaatgagtcaaaggtagacgtggggaggttaaagtcgcccagaactgtgagaggtgagccgtcctcaggaaaggagcttatcaaggcatcaagctcattgatgaactctccagggaacctggagggcgataaatgataaggatgttaagcagtggtaactgtgacagcatggaattcaaaggaggcaatagacagatgggtaagggagaaagagagaaagaccacttgggagagatgaggatcccgtgccaccaccccgctgaccagaagctctcggggtgtgcgagaacacgtgggcggacgaggagagagcagtaggagtagcagatgttatctgtggtgatccatgtttccgtcagtgccaagaagtcaagggactggagggaggcataggctgagatgaactctgccttgttggccgcagattggcagttccagaggctaccagagacctggaactccacgtgggtcgaagggaccaccaggttagggtggtcgcggccacgcggtgtggagcgtttgtatgatctgtgcagagaggagagaacagggatagacagacacatagttgacaggctacagaaaagtaCGAGATATGCATGATAGACAtcgtccaatgaaatgcttacagGCAGGTTATTTCTGGACAATGCAACAAGGTGAGGAGCAGAGAAAGGGTGTGGGTCCACTGCTTCCTTTTGTAATACAGGAAGTACATCATCGCAACAACAATGGCCTCCAATGAAACAACAGTCCTGATCCTTTGTTCCTTCATGTCTTTATCTACGTTATTCCTTTTTTTGACCAGAATGTttgaaggaaaggagacaaggagaggaagccacttcatactattgagatgcaccctgTGGGACGATTTCCTGGTCTGAGATTACAATGAGGCTGTTTCCATTGAGTGTGCCTTTTAGTCCAGGACTCGGTTTAACATCTGTACAGGAACCCATTAGAGTCTAACCTCCCCTAAAGACCCCAGGGCAGTTCCACACAGTAGGCAGTCTAATCTCCCCTAAAGACCCCAGGGCAGTTCCACACAGTAAGCAGAGTCTAACCTCCCCTACAGACCCAGGGCAGATCCACACAGTAGGCAGTTCCACACAGTAAGCAGTTCCACACAGTAAGCAGTCTAACCTCCCCTAAAGACCCAGGGCAGTTCCACACAGTAAGCAGAGTCTAACCTCCCCTAAAGACCCAGGGCAGTTCCACACAGTAAGCAGAGTCTAACCTCCCCTAAAGACCCAGGGCAGTTCCACACAGTAAGC is a window from the Oncorhynchus keta strain PuntledgeMale-10-30-2019 chromosome 6, Oket_V2, whole genome shotgun sequence genome containing:
- the alox5ap gene encoding arachidonate 5-lipoxygenase-activating protein isoform X2, which codes for MLSIVVEHIFLLVIVTLISVLQNAFFATKVEREGKEHNNKTAFERVSCANRNCMDSYPTFLAVMWCAGLCLNQGIIYLVARQKYFVGYMGQTSQSTPGFLFGKRVLAFLILMCIVGIFNFLLVRYFGNDYKDTMETITNAASALLLIP
- the alox5ap gene encoding arachidonate 5-lipoxygenase-activating protein isoform X1, whose protein sequence is MLSIVVEHIFLLVIVTLISVLQNAFFATKVEREGKEHNNKTAFERVSCANRNCMDSYPTFLAVMWCAGLCLNQAPAAFAGIIYLVARQKYFVGYMGQTSQSTPGFLFGKRVLAFLILMCIVGIFNFLLVRYFGNDYKDTMETITNAASALLLIP